One genomic segment of [Phormidium] sp. ETS-05 includes these proteins:
- a CDS encoding V4R domain-containing protein produces MVASVNNKQVSAAEHPLRKKRPSKHNHYSFQEFFNFHTETGTISDWNDSRNILTSEDFIIGLVEGLEEEVGSASSVIMYTIGCEWGTKDSAFFQQWFEKEYQREIRQTNLMFLLETWWWPFTSQGWGRWEVDLSDRKQGFMFINLFDSAVARTLGDVGKPVCYIYAGLFAGFFSTLVKKQLSCIELQCYSMGETYCKFLLGNQDRIDAAAFWQNEGATARDIQKRLQSGEILR; encoded by the coding sequence ATGGTCGCATCTGTGAATAATAAACAGGTTTCGGCAGCAGAACATCCTTTGAGAAAAAAGCGCCCCAGCAAGCACAATCATTATAGCTTTCAGGAGTTTTTCAACTTTCATACGGAAACGGGGACTATCTCGGATTGGAACGATTCCCGCAATATCCTGACCAGCGAAGATTTTATTATTGGGTTGGTGGAGGGATTGGAAGAAGAAGTGGGCAGCGCTTCTTCGGTGATTATGTACACCATTGGTTGCGAGTGGGGAACTAAGGATTCCGCTTTTTTTCAGCAGTGGTTTGAGAAAGAATACCAGCGAGAAATTCGCCAAACCAATTTGATGTTTTTGCTAGAAACTTGGTGGTGGCCGTTTACCTCCCAAGGGTGGGGACGCTGGGAAGTGGATTTGAGCGATCGCAAACAAGGTTTCATGTTTATCAACCTATTCGACTCCGCCGTAGCTCGCACCCTCGGCGACGTAGGCAAACCGGTTTGCTACATATATGCTGGCCTCTTCGCTGGTTTCTTCAGCACCCTGGTGAAAAAACAGCTTAGTTGCATAGAACTGCAATGCTACTCAATGGGAGAAACCTACTGCAAGTTTCTCCTCGGCAACCAAGACCGCATCGACGCTGCCGCCTTCTGGCAAAATGAAGGCGCCACCGCTCGCGATATCCAAAAACGCCTGCAATCGGGAGAAATCTTGCGATGA
- a CDS encoding M48 family metallopeptidase, producing MPTYTGISSEAFRHPLDREAEAALRSVPGFQIVASKFVEFMYERPQFVFHMGNSIEVGPRQYSTLYRIFRECVRDLDVYPEPSLFVSQNPNINAYSLGKEHPYIVLNTGLINLLNEAEICSVIAHELGHIKCGHTILTMMGMWAISMAATIGEMTFGIGNLVSSGLIFAFYEWRRKAELSSDRAALLVMDDLKPVMQTMMKVAGCCQQFGHECSVDEFVKQADRYQNLDEDGLNQIYKFLLYNGAQGLMLSHPFPVERLSYLREWADSGEFRQIRAGNYKRSEAEGSVEVESHPEGQAPRSNPKSPSADAEELRRQIQELQQEIDRIKNSK from the coding sequence ATGCCTACTTACACGGGAATTTCTAGCGAAGCCTTTCGTCATCCGCTCGATCGCGAAGCTGAAGCGGCCCTGCGGAGTGTACCAGGATTTCAGATAGTGGCCAGTAAATTCGTGGAATTCATGTACGAACGGCCCCAGTTCGTCTTTCACATGGGCAACAGCATCGAAGTAGGGCCCCGCCAGTATTCCACATTGTACCGGATTTTTCGCGAATGTGTCCGGGATTTAGATGTATATCCCGAACCAAGTTTATTTGTCTCCCAGAATCCCAATATCAATGCCTATTCTTTGGGAAAAGAACATCCTTATATTGTGTTAAACACCGGCTTGATAAATTTGCTCAATGAAGCAGAAATCTGCTCGGTGATAGCTCACGAATTGGGGCATATTAAATGTGGCCATACCATTTTAACTATGATGGGAATGTGGGCGATTTCTATGGCGGCGACAATTGGGGAAATGACTTTTGGGATTGGCAATTTGGTGAGCAGTGGCTTGATTTTTGCCTTTTATGAATGGCGGCGCAAAGCGGAATTATCTTCTGACCGGGCGGCGCTACTGGTGATGGATGATTTAAAGCCGGTAATGCAAACCATGATGAAGGTGGCGGGATGCTGTCAGCAGTTTGGCCACGAATGCAGTGTAGATGAATTTGTGAAGCAGGCGGATAGATACCAAAATTTGGATGAAGATGGGCTGAATCAAATTTACAAATTTTTGCTCTATAATGGGGCACAGGGATTGATGCTGAGCCATCCGTTTCCGGTGGAACGCCTGAGTTATTTGCGGGAGTGGGCAGATTCTGGGGAGTTCCGCCAAATTCGGGCCGGGAATTATAAGCGATCGGAGGCGGAGGGCTCGGTAGAGGTGGAATCACATCCAGAGGGTCAAGCTCCGAGGAGCAACCCGAAGTCTCCCAGTGCGGATGCAGAAGAATTACGGCGTCAAATTCAGGAGTTGCAGCAGGAAATAGACCGGATTAAGAACTCAAAGTGA
- a CDS encoding CDP-alcohol phosphatidyltransferase family protein, whose amino-acid sequence MDIKSHQRVNDILLGAIERPLLQWLAAKMPRWVTPDILTAVGVLGAVVIFAGYCLSNVSNHFLWLASFGFFLNWFGDSLDGTVARYRKIQRPKFGFFIDHTVDAFNEFLIAIGLGLSPYISFNIACLGLIGYLLLSVFVYVRTCVDGVFQISYGKIGPTEIRVIFILLNAVMYFLGKPEVSFPWGLTSIYDVMCGLLAAGLMLVFLVSTFKQAKKLAQLKE is encoded by the coding sequence ATGGATATCAAATCACACCAAAGAGTCAACGATATTTTATTGGGCGCGATCGAAAGACCGCTCCTCCAATGGTTGGCCGCAAAAATGCCCCGTTGGGTGACGCCGGATATATTGACCGCTGTGGGGGTATTAGGAGCAGTTGTCATATTTGCTGGCTATTGCTTGAGCAATGTCAGCAATCATTTCTTATGGCTGGCCAGTTTTGGATTTTTCCTCAACTGGTTTGGCGATTCCTTGGATGGCACTGTGGCCCGTTATCGGAAAATCCAGCGGCCAAAGTTCGGATTTTTTATTGACCATACGGTAGATGCTTTTAATGAATTTTTAATCGCCATTGGTCTGGGATTATCCCCCTACATCTCCTTTAATATTGCTTGCTTGGGATTAATTGGCTACCTGCTGCTCTCGGTGTTTGTGTATGTGCGCACCTGCGTTGATGGCGTCTTCCAGATTTCTTACGGCAAAATCGGCCCTACGGAAATTCGGGTGATTTTTATCCTGCTAAATGCGGTGATGTACTTTTTAGGAAAACCGGAGGTATCATTTCCCTGGGGCTTAACATCGATTTACGATGTGATGTGTGGGTTACTGGCGGCGGGACTGATGCTGGTTTTTTTGGTTTCTACTTTTAAGCAGGCGAAAAAATTGGCTCAATTAAAGGAGTAA
- a CDS encoding EI24 domain-containing protein — MAEKPNPQSISPLKEAIGGFGLVAGATYPLRAVALWIRSPDLLTYVWVPVLVNAVTGIALYVGLLLPGLAKIEGVVVGLRQWMQNLLANLPAWLSYLSITAVLLGWLLRVVLVGGLLVAIGLLLVQFGTILGAPWYGQLSEKIEEMRTGQLPTPQTGVGAMLVDIWRALMFEVKKLAFALGIGLILLLVNFLLPLIGTAIASIGGVAVAATLVCLDFLDGPLERRRLKFRTKLGMIFRCFPASGTFALVCLTLISVPVLNLLAVPLCVTAGTLFFCDRIWPTMNPQPTNPNNHPE, encoded by the coding sequence ATGGCAGAAAAGCCAAATCCCCAATCTATATCCCCTCTCAAGGAGGCGATCGGCGGTTTCGGTCTGGTGGCGGGAGCGACTTATCCCCTGCGAGCCGTGGCATTATGGATCCGATCGCCTGACCTATTGACATATGTATGGGTGCCCGTACTGGTAAACGCCGTGACGGGTATCGCTCTATATGTGGGCCTGCTTCTCCCCGGTTTGGCGAAAATAGAAGGGGTAGTTGTTGGTCTGCGCCAGTGGATGCAAAACCTCTTGGCCAATTTACCCGCCTGGTTAAGCTACCTGAGCATTACGGCGGTGTTACTTGGTTGGTTGCTGCGTGTGGTCCTCGTAGGAGGGTTACTGGTGGCGATCGGCTTGCTATTGGTGCAATTCGGGACCATCTTGGGAGCCCCTTGGTACGGCCAACTTTCAGAAAAAATCGAGGAAATGCGCACTGGTCAGCTCCCCACTCCCCAGACTGGAGTAGGAGCGATGCTCGTTGATATTTGGCGAGCCCTCATGTTTGAAGTGAAAAAACTGGCGTTCGCCCTTGGAATTGGCTTAATATTACTCCTAGTCAACTTTTTGCTCCCCTTAATCGGTACTGCTATTGCCAGTATTGGCGGCGTCGCCGTAGCTGCAACTCTAGTCTGTCTGGATTTTCTCGATGGTCCGCTAGAACGTCGCCGCCTGAAATTTCGCACCAAACTAGGAATGATCTTTCGCTGCTTTCCCGCCAGTGGCACTTTCGCCCTAGTTTGTTTAACTTTAATTAGTGTACCGGTGTTAAACTTGCTGGCAGTTCCCCTCTGCGTCACAGCGGGGACATTGTTTTTCTGCGATCGGATTTGGCCAACTATGAACCCACAACCCACCAACCCCAACAATCATCCCGAATAA
- a CDS encoding ATP-dependent Clp protease ATP-binding subunit: MFERFTEKAIKVIMLAQEEARRLGHNFVGTEQILLGLIGEGTGVAAKVLKSMGVNLKDARIEVEKIIGRGSGFVAVEIPFTPRAKRVLELSLEEARQLGHNYIGTEHLLLGLIREGEGVAARVLENLGVDLSKVRTQVIRMLGETAEVTAGASNARNKTPTLDEFGSNLTQMAAEGKLDPVVGRQKEIERVIQILGRRTKNNPVLIGEPGVGKTAIAEGLAQRIANGDVPDILEDKRVVTLDIGLLVAGTKYRGEFEERLKKIMDEIRSARNVILVIDEVHTLIGAGAAEGAIDAANILKPALARGELQCIGATTLDEYRKHIERDAALERRFQPVMVGEPSVTETIEILFGLRDRYEQHHKLKISDEALEAAAKLSDRYISDRYLPDKAIDLIDEAGSRVRLINSQLPPAAKELDKELRQVLKDKDEAVRAQDFDRAGELRDREMEIKQEIRAISQSKKTETKTTDDASPVVTEEDIAQIVASWTGVPVNKLTESESEKLLHMEDTLHQRIIGQEEAVKAVSRAIRRARVGLKNPNRPIASFIFSGPTGVGKTELTKALASYFFGSEEAMIRLDMSEYMERHTVSKLIGSPPGYVGYNEGGQLTEAVRRRPYTVVLFDEIEKAHPDVFNMLLQILEDGRLTDAKGRTVDFKNTLLIMTSNIGSKVIEKGGGGLGFEFSENQADAQYNRIRNLVNEELKNYFRPEFLNRLDEIIVFRQLAKEEVKQIADIMLRDLFGRLTEQNITLEVSDRFKDRLLEEGYSPAYGARPLRRAIMRLLEDSLAEEILSGRISDGDNAYVDVNEEGKVVVSSQEKRALVAPVAES; this comes from the coding sequence ATGTTTGAACGCTTCACAGAAAAAGCAATAAAAGTGATCATGCTGGCCCAGGAAGAAGCCCGCCGCCTGGGACACAACTTTGTCGGGACAGAGCAGATCCTGCTGGGTCTGATCGGAGAAGGAACCGGCGTTGCCGCCAAAGTCCTCAAATCAATGGGAGTCAACCTAAAAGACGCCCGGATCGAAGTAGAAAAAATCATCGGGCGGGGTTCTGGCTTCGTGGCGGTAGAAATTCCGTTCACGCCTCGGGCGAAGCGGGTTTTAGAACTGTCCCTGGAAGAAGCTCGCCAGTTGGGTCACAACTACATCGGCACAGAACACCTGCTGCTGGGTTTGATCCGGGAAGGGGAAGGAGTGGCGGCAAGAGTCCTGGAAAACCTAGGAGTTGACCTGTCCAAGGTTCGCACCCAGGTAATTCGGATGCTGGGAGAAACCGCAGAGGTGACAGCCGGTGCCAGCAATGCTCGCAACAAGACTCCGACCCTGGACGAGTTCGGCTCGAATCTCACCCAGATGGCGGCAGAAGGGAAGCTCGACCCAGTGGTGGGAAGGCAGAAAGAAATCGAACGGGTGATCCAGATTCTGGGACGACGGACGAAAAACAACCCAGTGCTGATTGGAGAACCCGGGGTGGGGAAAACGGCGATTGCCGAAGGACTGGCTCAGCGGATCGCCAATGGCGATGTGCCGGACATCCTGGAGGATAAGCGTGTCGTCACCCTCGATATCGGTTTACTGGTAGCGGGCACCAAGTATCGCGGGGAATTTGAAGAGCGCCTGAAGAAAATTATGGATGAAATCCGCTCGGCGCGGAATGTCATCCTGGTGATTGACGAGGTGCATACCCTGATTGGTGCGGGTGCTGCTGAAGGGGCGATCGACGCTGCGAACATCCTCAAACCGGCTTTGGCACGGGGCGAACTGCAGTGCATCGGCGCTACCACTTTAGACGAGTACCGCAAACATATCGAGCGGGATGCAGCTCTAGAGCGGCGCTTCCAGCCAGTAATGGTGGGAGAACCCTCGGTGACAGAGACGATCGAAATCCTGTTTGGCTTGCGTGATCGCTACGAGCAACACCACAAACTGAAAATCTCAGACGAGGCCCTGGAAGCTGCAGCCAAGCTCTCCGATCGGTACATATCCGATCGCTACTTGCCAGACAAAGCCATCGACCTCATCGACGAAGCAGGCTCCCGAGTCCGCCTCATCAACTCCCAACTGCCTCCAGCCGCCAAAGAACTGGACAAAGAACTGCGGCAAGTGCTGAAAGATAAAGATGAAGCGGTGCGGGCGCAAGACTTCGATCGGGCGGGAGAACTGCGCGATCGGGAAATGGAAATCAAACAAGAAATCCGGGCGATTTCCCAGAGCAAAAAAACCGAAACCAAAACCACCGACGACGCTTCTCCCGTAGTCACGGAAGAAGATATCGCCCAAATCGTCGCCAGTTGGACCGGCGTACCGGTGAACAAGCTCACCGAATCCGAATCGGAAAAGCTGCTGCATATGGAAGACACCCTGCACCAGCGGATTATCGGTCAGGAAGAAGCCGTCAAAGCCGTATCCCGTGCGATTCGGCGGGCTCGCGTCGGCTTGAAGAACCCCAACCGACCGATCGCCTCCTTCATCTTCTCCGGACCTACCGGCGTGGGCAAAACCGAGCTAACCAAAGCCCTGGCGTCCTACTTCTTCGGCTCAGAAGAAGCCATGATCCGTCTCGATATGTCGGAATACATGGAACGCCACACAGTGTCTAAACTGATTGGCTCCCCTCCTGGTTATGTAGGCTACAACGAAGGAGGACAGCTCACCGAAGCCGTCCGCCGTCGGCCCTACACCGTGGTGCTATTCGATGAAATCGAAAAAGCCCACCCGGATGTATTTAATATGCTCCTGCAAATCCTGGAAGACGGACGCCTCACCGATGCCAAAGGTCGCACGGTGGACTTCAAAAACACCCTGCTGATTATGACTTCTAACATCGGCTCCAAGGTGATTGAAAAAGGCGGCGGCGGATTAGGATTTGAATTCTCAGAAAACCAAGCCGATGCCCAATACAACCGCATCCGCAACTTGGTTAATGAAGAACTGAAAAACTACTTCCGTCCTGAGTTTCTCAACCGTCTTGACGAGATTATCGTCTTCCGCCAGTTGGCCAAAGAAGAGGTCAAGCAGATTGCCGATATCATGCTGCGGGACCTGTTCGGTCGTCTGACAGAACAGAATATCACCCTGGAAGTGAGCGATCGGTTCAAAGACCGCCTGCTAGAAGAAGGATACAGCCCCGCCTACGGCGCTCGTCCCTTACGCCGCGCCATTATGCGGCTGCTAGAGGACAGCTTGGCAGAGGAAATCCTCTCCGGTCGCATCAGCGATGGGGACAACGCCTATGTGGATGTCAACGAAGAGGGCAAAGTCGTAGTTTCCTCCCAGGAAAAGCGAGCCTTAGTTGCCCCAGTGGCTGAGTCATAG
- a CDS encoding CPP1-like family protein — MSDRNPYTQLGVSENATFEEIQSHRNRLMAEYSGDRKRQENIEAAYDAILMERLRMRQEGKIKVPEGIRFAENPPEVADRGTVTLPGMTKGWPEAPPWLMQLLDTPETQELLWPALSFLGLSALALVSTPSLALAFGVALCLYFLNRKQQRFARAFGITLIALIAGLSLGAPIGSWLAPQMAIAISAEAIAAGFTLFVFWLTSSFLR; from the coding sequence ATGAGCGATCGAAATCCATACACCCAACTGGGAGTTTCTGAAAATGCGACGTTTGAGGAAATCCAATCTCATCGCAATCGCCTGATGGCAGAGTACAGCGGCGATCGGAAGCGTCAGGAAAATATTGAGGCGGCTTACGATGCCATTCTGATGGAGCGGTTGCGGATGCGCCAGGAAGGCAAAATCAAGGTGCCAGAAGGGATTCGCTTCGCGGAAAATCCGCCGGAGGTGGCAGACAGAGGCACGGTTACGCTTCCAGGTATGACCAAGGGGTGGCCCGAAGCCCCCCCTTGGCTGATGCAGTTGCTGGATACCCCGGAAACTCAGGAGCTTTTGTGGCCAGCGCTTTCTTTTTTGGGTCTTAGCGCTTTGGCGTTGGTATCGACTCCTTCTTTAGCTTTGGCGTTTGGGGTGGCATTGTGTCTTTACTTTCTTAATCGCAAACAGCAGCGGTTTGCCCGCGCTTTTGGGATCACTCTGATTGCCTTGATTGCCGGTTTATCTTTGGGTGCCCCGATCGGTTCTTGGCTGGCTCCCCAAATGGCGATCGCTATTAGTGCGGAAGCGATCGCTGCTGGCTTTACTTTGTTTGTCTTCTGGTTGACTAGCAGCTTTCTGCGGTGA
- a CDS encoding iron uptake porin, producing the protein MACIPGLACLFLTNLAVIPNRLEGAAIASPTPLSPSPLLPHSLFDPPSEMSMLAGENMMQINSVSELSDVKPTDWAYSALQGLADRYGCLLAYPDQTYRGERALTRYEFATAVNTCLEAIGKQIATRAIELNPEDIQTIEGLQAAFNATNAPEVASLRQQVDAIDAGTEQLRQQQFSPTTKLFGQAILGIQGRSDNEADFFPVDGDKDTKDPSTEINLIHNIQVSLLTQLSERSLLLAGFQMGSGSTAPRLTNDTRLAYEGNTDNTLILSDLNYRQLIGNRFAVIAGPAGVNMANVFRGANPVESAGNGPISSFAQRNPIVNIGNGQGGFGFDWQISPRISLQGVYASSAPANTARSGIFGGEDGETALGVQLTVTPLDPIDLTLNYVNAYSPFGRLGTGVGDDQLTVDSPLQTNGFGATLAWRATPELTIGSWGGYTNSGIPGESGEVETLNWMVFLNVQDLFGRGNVGGVYVGQPPKIVSSNLPTGKNIPDLLAGGLGDEGSQPGTTTHVEVFYRWAISDQISFTPGLMMIFQPSHTPDSDPIAIGVLRTTFSF; encoded by the coding sequence TTGGCCTGCATTCCTGGTCTTGCCTGCTTATTCCTGACCAATCTGGCGGTCATCCCCAACCGCCTGGAAGGTGCGGCAATTGCCTCCCCGACCCCCCTCTCTCCTTCCCCCCTCCTCCCACACTCCCTGTTTGACCCACCATCAGAAATGAGTATGTTGGCGGGAGAAAATATGATGCAGATTAACTCTGTATCGGAACTGTCGGACGTGAAACCTACGGATTGGGCTTACAGCGCCCTTCAAGGATTGGCCGATCGCTATGGTTGCCTCCTAGCATACCCAGACCAAACCTACCGGGGAGAACGAGCCCTCACCCGCTATGAGTTTGCCACCGCTGTCAACACCTGTTTAGAAGCCATTGGCAAACAAATTGCCACTAGGGCCATAGAATTGAATCCAGAAGACATCCAGACAATAGAGGGACTCCAAGCCGCCTTCAATGCCACAAACGCCCCCGAGGTAGCATCCCTCCGACAACAAGTGGATGCCATTGATGCCGGGACAGAGCAATTGAGACAACAGCAATTTTCCCCCACCACAAAACTATTTGGGCAAGCAATTTTGGGGATTCAGGGTAGATCCGACAATGAAGCGGACTTTTTCCCCGTAGATGGAGACAAAGACACCAAAGACCCATCTACGGAAATCAACTTAATTCACAATATCCAGGTTAGCTTGCTGACCCAGTTGAGTGAGCGCAGCCTCTTGTTGGCGGGTTTTCAGATGGGCAGCGGCAGTACCGCCCCCCGGTTGACCAACGACACCCGCTTAGCATATGAAGGGAATACCGATAACACCCTCATCCTCAGTGACCTGAATTACCGCCAGCTCATCGGTAATCGCTTTGCCGTCATTGCTGGACCGGCTGGAGTAAATATGGCTAACGTGTTCCGGGGGGCGAATCCTGTAGAAAGTGCCGGTAATGGTCCAATTTCCTCGTTTGCCCAGCGCAACCCGATCGTCAATATCGGCAACGGTCAAGGGGGTTTCGGGTTTGACTGGCAAATATCCCCCCGCATCAGCTTACAGGGAGTTTATGCCAGCAGTGCCCCCGCCAATACTGCCCGTAGCGGGATTTTTGGTGGCGAAGATGGAGAAACTGCTTTGGGGGTGCAGCTAACTGTTACTCCCCTCGATCCTATTGACCTTACCCTCAACTACGTCAATGCCTACTCCCCCTTTGGTCGTTTGGGCACCGGTGTGGGAGATGACCAACTCACCGTAGATTCCCCCTTGCAAACCAACGGGTTTGGTGCTACTCTAGCTTGGCGAGCCACACCAGAATTGACCATTGGCTCCTGGGGCGGTTATACCAATTCCGGGATACCGGGGGAGTCTGGTGAGGTGGAGACTCTCAATTGGATGGTGTTCCTCAATGTTCAAGACCTGTTTGGTCGGGGCAATGTGGGGGGGGTCTATGTAGGCCAGCCACCGAAAATCGTCAGTAGTAATCTGCCCACGGGGAAAAATATTCCCGATTTGTTGGCGGGAGGATTGGGAGATGAAGGCTCTCAACCGGGCACCACTACTCATGTAGAGGTTTTTTACCGCTGGGCTATATCCGATCAGATCAGCTTTACTCCCGGTTTGATGATGATTTTCCAGCCCAGTCACACCCCCGATAGCGACCCGATCGCCATCGGCGTCCTGCGTACCACATTCAGTTTTTGA